One genomic segment of Stenotrophomonas sp. 704A1 includes these proteins:
- a CDS encoding peroxiredoxin produces MNNGDTLDSTTLSLPLALSGGAHATLGDYAGQWLVLYFYPKNSTPGCTTEGIDFNALLPTFSKAGAVVLGVSRDSVKSHDNFCAKQGFAFPLVSDTDEALCSAFDVIRMKNMYGKQVRGIERSTFLISPDSRIVQSWRKVKVAGHADAVLAELKAAQSK; encoded by the coding sequence ATGAACAACGGCGATACCCTGGACAGCACCACCCTCTCCCTGCCGCTGGCCCTGTCCGGCGGCGCCCACGCCACCCTCGGCGACTACGCCGGCCAATGGCTGGTGCTGTATTTCTACCCGAAGAACAGCACCCCGGGCTGCACCACCGAAGGCATCGACTTCAATGCGCTGCTGCCCACGTTCAGCAAGGCAGGCGCGGTGGTGCTCGGCGTGTCCCGTGATTCGGTGAAGTCGCACGACAACTTCTGCGCGAAGCAGGGGTTCGCCTTCCCGCTGGTAAGTGACACGGACGAAGCGCTGTGCAGCGCCTTCGACGTGATCAGGATGAAGAACATGTACGGCAAGCAGGTCCGTGGCATCGAACGCAGCACCTTCCTGATTTCCCCCGACAGCCGCATCGTGCAGTCCTGGCGCAAGGTCAAGGTCGCCGGCCATGCCGACGCCGTGCTTGCCGAACTGAAGGCCGCCCAATCCAAGTGA
- a CDS encoding PhoH family protein, whose translation MTRGKRIYVLDTNVLMHDPTALFKFEEHDVYLPMQVIEELDNGKKGTTEASRNARQVSRFLNELVQASGLDNLADGIPLQRPQGLQLRGKQSVGLLRFQTSHFDAGKSFGQVIPDNAILGAILALKEETPEIPVVFVSKDINLRIKAAIAGIVSEDYENDRALDDFSLLYTGATELPEDFWKRHGEDLRSWSDKGRTHYEIQAQDGEEWYPNQYVYLPGDDEVELRVSRVVGDGKVVLSLVDDFRHGSHAVWGISARNREQNFALNALMDPEIDFVTLLGTAGTGKTLLALAAGLAQTMDQQRYREIIMTRATVSVGEDIGFLPGTEEEKMTPWMGALTDNLEVLTHNQEGGTWGRQATNDLLASRIKIRSMNFMRGRTFLSRYLILDEAQNLTPKQMKTLITRAGPGTKIVCLGNVEQIDTPYLTETTSGLTYAVDRFKNWPHSAHITLRRGERSRLADYASEVL comes from the coding sequence ATGACCCGAGGCAAGCGCATCTACGTGCTGGATACCAACGTGCTGATGCACGATCCCACCGCGCTGTTCAAATTCGAGGAGCACGACGTCTACCTGCCGATGCAGGTGATCGAGGAGCTGGACAACGGCAAGAAGGGCACCACCGAGGCAAGCCGCAACGCCCGTCAGGTCAGCCGCTTCCTCAACGAGCTGGTGCAGGCGTCGGGCCTGGACAACCTGGCCGATGGCATCCCGCTGCAGCGGCCGCAGGGCCTGCAGCTGCGCGGCAAGCAGAGCGTGGGCCTGCTGCGCTTCCAGACCAGCCATTTCGATGCCGGCAAGAGCTTCGGCCAGGTCATCCCGGACAACGCCATCCTTGGCGCGATCCTGGCACTGAAGGAAGAAACGCCGGAGATCCCGGTGGTGTTCGTTTCCAAGGACATCAACCTGCGGATCAAGGCCGCCATCGCCGGCATCGTGTCCGAAGACTACGAGAACGACCGCGCGCTGGATGATTTCAGCCTGCTCTACACCGGTGCCACCGAGCTGCCGGAGGATTTCTGGAAGCGCCATGGCGAAGACCTGCGCAGCTGGAGCGACAAGGGCCGCACCCACTACGAGATCCAGGCCCAGGACGGCGAGGAGTGGTACCCCAACCAGTACGTCTACCTGCCCGGCGACGACGAAGTCGAACTGCGCGTCAGCCGCGTCGTCGGCGATGGCAAGGTGGTGCTGTCGCTGGTGGATGATTTCCGCCACGGCAGCCATGCGGTGTGGGGCATCAGCGCGCGCAACCGCGAACAGAACTTCGCGCTCAATGCACTGATGGATCCGGAGATCGACTTCGTCACCCTGCTTGGCACCGCCGGTACCGGCAAGACCCTGCTGGCGCTGGCAGCCGGCCTGGCCCAGACCATGGACCAGCAGCGCTACCGCGAGATCATCATGACCCGTGCCACGGTCAGCGTGGGCGAGGACATCGGCTTCCTGCCCGGCACCGAGGAGGAGAAGATGACGCCGTGGATGGGCGCGCTGACCGACAACCTGGAAGTGCTCACCCACAACCAGGAAGGCGGCACCTGGGGGCGCCAGGCCACCAACGATCTGCTGGCCAGCCGCATCAAGATCCGTTCGATGAACTTCATGCGCGGCCGCACCTTCCTGTCGCGTTACCTGATCCTGGATGAGGCGCAGAACCTCACCCCGAAGCAGATGAAGACGCTGATCACCCGTGCCGGCCCCGGCACCAAGATCGTCTGCCTGGGCAACGTCGAGCAGATCGATACCCCGTACCTGACCGAGACCACGTCGGGCCTGACCTACGCGGTGGACCGTTTCAAGAACTGGCCGCACAGCGCGCACATCACCCTGCGTCGTGGCGAGCGCTCGCGCCTGGCCGATTACGCTTCGGAGGTGTTGTGA
- the dapA gene encoding 4-hydroxy-tetrahydrodipicolinate synthase, translated as MSLSGLITALATPFRADGALDPDGWQRLLHLQLEGGVQGVVVAGSTGEAATLSDAEYDQLLARAVERIAGRIPVLAGTGLSGTAKTIEQTRRAAALGATHALVVTPPYVRPTQAGLIAHYRAVADQGGLPVVLYNVPGRTGCDMLPETVAALAGHPNIVGIKEAVGDTGRVQALLALRGPGFDVLSGDDGTAARSIQAGMAGLISVGSNVLPGAYRRMCALAAAHDHDAAESWDARLQPFHDFCGVEPNPIPVKALLRRIGIGNDLRLPLLPLSAAHQPAADHLAGDIAALEALSSH; from the coding sequence TTGTCCCTTTCCGGCCTCATCACCGCGCTGGCGACCCCGTTCCGGGCCGACGGCGCACTCGACCCCGACGGTTGGCAGCGCCTGCTGCACCTGCAACTGGAAGGTGGCGTCCAAGGCGTTGTCGTTGCCGGCTCGACCGGCGAGGCGGCAACCCTGTCCGATGCCGAGTACGACCAGCTGCTGGCCAGAGCGGTCGAACGCATTGCCGGCCGCATTCCGGTCCTGGCCGGCACCGGTCTGTCAGGCACCGCCAAGACCATCGAACAGACCCGTCGTGCCGCCGCACTGGGCGCCACCCACGCGCTGGTGGTCACTCCGCCGTACGTGCGGCCGACCCAGGCCGGGCTGATCGCGCATTACCGCGCGGTGGCCGACCAGGGCGGGCTGCCGGTGGTGCTCTACAACGTGCCCGGCCGTACCGGCTGCGACATGCTGCCGGAGACGGTGGCCGCGCTTGCCGGCCACCCGAACATCGTCGGCATCAAGGAGGCCGTCGGTGACACCGGTCGCGTGCAGGCGCTGCTGGCGCTGCGCGGTCCCGGCTTCGACGTGCTCAGTGGCGATGACGGCACCGCCGCCCGTTCGATCCAGGCCGGCATGGCCGGCCTGATCTCGGTGGGCTCCAACGTGCTGCCCGGCGCCTATCGCCGCATGTGCGCCCTGGCCGCGGCACACGATCATGACGCCGCCGAATCCTGGGACGCGCGCCTGCAGCCGTTCCATGACTTCTGCGGTGTCGAACCCAACCCGATTCCGGTCAAGGCGCTGCTGCGCCGGATCGGCATCGGCAACGACCTGCGCCTGCCGCTGTTGCCGCTTTCGGCAGCACATCAGCCTGCAGCCGACCATCTTGCCGGTGATATCGCCGCCCTCGAAGCCCTTTCCAGCCACTGA
- a CDS encoding glycine cleavage system protein R, with amino-acid sequence MTDTTPRPAPSENHLLINAYTTHPESPLLSVTRRIADSGCNLVDARLATVGRDVSVTALATGSWDSVAKLEAMLTRLEREEGLKLVWYRTAAKQAQSNLLPYIVEVIAADKPGILFQLADFFDRQGITIENLQSTRYRAMQTGAEMFSAQVTIGVPANMHIAALRDDFLEFCDHLNLDAIMDPMKF; translated from the coding sequence TTGACCGACACCACCCCGCGCCCCGCGCCGAGCGAAAACCACCTCCTGATCAACGCCTATACGACGCATCCGGAGTCCCCCCTGCTGTCCGTCACCCGCCGCATCGCCGACAGCGGCTGCAATCTGGTGGACGCGCGCCTGGCCACCGTCGGCCGCGATGTTTCGGTTACCGCCCTGGCCACCGGCTCGTGGGATTCGGTGGCCAAGCTGGAAGCGATGCTGACCCGGCTGGAGCGCGAGGAAGGCCTGAAGCTGGTCTGGTACCGCACGGCCGCCAAGCAGGCGCAGTCCAACCTGCTGCCGTACATCGTCGAGGTCATCGCCGCCGACAAGCCGGGCATCCTGTTCCAGCTGGCCGACTTCTTCGACCGCCAGGGCATCACCATCGAGAACCTGCAGAGCACGCGCTACCGTGCCATGCAGACCGGTGCGGAGATGTTCAGCGCGCAGGTCACCATCGGCGTGCCGGCCAACATGCACATCGCTGCCCTGCGCGACGATTTCCTCGAGTTCTGCGACCACCTGAACCTGGACGCGATCATGGATCCGATGAAGTTCTGA